AGTTTTCCGGCCAAAACAACTCCACCTTCACAGTCACTGTTATTGATGTAACTGAGATTCTTGTCTACGGAGGTAATTCGTGGATTTCAATTAACTCGGCAACAATTGCCGGAAATGTTGGAACCGTGGACGTTGCAAACGGCTGGATCAATTTCAGCGTGGCTACAACCAAATCTAAAAAGTTAGACAATGGCCAATGGGATAATCAAACCGTTTGGCTTAAGTGCAGTATCAAAGAGGATAAGGCCACGCCGCCTCAAAAGGGCGATGTAGTTTGTTTCGATGGAGCTTTGAAAGCGGAAAGCTACACTGACAGAAACGGCAACGCCGTGAACTCTGTTAGCTTCTTCGTGAATAAATTCATCGTTAACAAGCCGAAATCATCTGCAAACGCAGCACAACAACCACAGAGTAACGCTCAATCGTATCAACCTGCCCCGCAGCAACAGTACGCACCAGCTTCTCAACAGCAGTACGCACCAGCCTCTCAACAGGCTTACCAGTACCGCAAGTAATCCGGTCCACTATAGGTTTGCATTCAGCAAACTTATTTTGATACCGGCGATGCCACAACCATAACATCAATCTGCTTCGGCACGTTGAACACCGCTATAAGGACGCCCTACCCGGCGCTGAAGGATCCCCTCATAAATCAGCCATAGCATAGCCATATTTGAGCAACTGATTGGCGAATAATACCCAGGCCGCCAGCAATTCTTTCTCCGTGATTTGATAATCAGGCCGCCTGAGTACCTCCAATCCCAAGCGAATCGTTGAGAGTACCGTTCGATGCCCAATGGTATTGGCCTGAAAATGCTTATCCCAGCCCTGTTGCTGTGCGTGTAAACCAACTAGCCACAACAGGCATTGAACCATCAACGCTATCAGTAGGATGATGTCGAATCGCTCTGGACTGTTGGTACGACTTTGGCGTAAGCCAAAGCCGTATGCCGGGCTTTTGAGGTCACGAAAGGTTTCCTCTATTTGCATACGTTTGGCGTACAGGTTTACCAGCTGCTTTGGGCTCCGAGATTCTGGTGGTAAATTGCTGGCTAACACCCAAGGCTCTTTCGCCGATGTTGAGTACGTTTTTGCCGATGGATGGTGGCAATTAGTCCTCGTTGAACGCTGATTTGTACGCCCCTTAGGTTTGCTACGATAAAGCGTGAGATGGCAATTGATAGGGTTAGTTTTGGTCAAGGTCTTACAACCCAGGCTCTTCGCTTGACCGTTGGCCAAGTCATGTGTACTGCGAACTGCACGCCAATTTTCAGCGCCAATATCTGCAAATTGAACTGTACCGCGAATACGGCTTAGCCAAAACCAACCATGCGCCTCAACCTCTTTGTACCAAGGCACTTTGAACCCCGCGTCAGTCACGATGAGAGGGGTAACATGCAAAGGTAAAATCTTGGCTAAGTCCGCTAAAAAACCGTTGTGGGAGGCCTTAGAGCATTGTTCTGATAGGGGATAGGACTTCTCATACAGGGTAATAGAGCGGCCATTGAAGGCTATTGAGGCGCGCAGAGCCATGATGCGTTTATGCTCTCGGATGTCTGACCAATCGACGAGCACAATCGGCATAGGGTTACCAGAACAGATGAGGCTGGCATGCCATTGGTAGACAGCTAACCGTTCTTGATGCAGATGCGTGTTGCCGAGCAAACGATCAATGCGCTTGATGTTGTGCTTGGTTCGGGCCGTGGTTGGTAAATTTCGACCTAACTCAGTCAAGGTCAGTGTCTTACATTCAATCAGTGCCTTAGAGGCCAGCATCAAGCTGTTTAATCGTTTTAGGTGAAGTTCTGGGCAGTATTGGTGTAAAGAATGTTGTAGGATATTGGCTTCGCGCATCTTGTTGTCCAAGTGTAGTTTTTAGCGAAACCATTTGATCATGCAACAAGATGCGCTTCCACCCTAATTTGATGATTTATTTGTAAATCATCAGGGGATTCTTCAGTACCCGGCGTCCTTTTTTTTACTTGGAGAAACCCTATGTCTGATTTCTACAAAACACTACTGCAAAACTTCCCATGGAAACACTACGCAATTTTTACCTGCGTCTTGGCCATGTTCTGTTTCGTCTACTCCGCATTTGAGGGGATCTAACTATGCTGCAAATCACCAGAAATGAATTCCTCTACCTTGGCCTATTGGTCTGGTGGTGCATTCAAGCTGGCACGAAAGCGACGTATCTCTTAGGTCTAGCAACCTTCATCGCCCTTGGTGCTGCTGGCTTCAACTCTCTTTAAATCCAACCAATCAACTAAAGGTATTCAGCAATGAATCCAACTTTAAAAACAGGCTATCGCTTTTTCTTTGTATCGCTCTATCTAAACCGCCCAGTCGCTGTATTGGGCTTGGGAATGACAGATACGTTACATGGACTAGCCATTGCTCAAAACTCAGTTGATGCAACTGATCTCTACATCGAGAAAAGCAAGCTATACGAAAATTGCATTCACTACTCATGCTGCGAACTTGCGGCCAAACAACAGATTAGTGACTACCTGTTACCTAGCGCATTTGCCGGGTATCAGAGCGCCGTTGTCGAAGCTTGACCCCAATAGCGCAAATCTAACCAACCAGACCAAAAGGAACAAACTAAATGACTACGCAAACCATTCTTGAAGTGATGATGCAAGATATTGTCGGGGATTATGACACGCCTGATTTCATTGACGAATGGCAATGGGTCAAGTCCATATCCTCGTTTTCTCACAATGAGAACGGCGATTTCGGCATTTGGGAGTTTTTTGTAAACGTCTACAAGGTGCAACACTCCGGTGATCGCATTCCTGAAAAACTTCTACCTGTCTTTGAGGAAGCCATTAAAGCTGGCCACAGCTTTGTGTGGTTCCACCAAGGCACTTAACCAATCCGCAATACCCGCCCTAGTTAGATTTAAAGCTAGGGCGTCAATCCAACCAACCAAAGTAAGGAAATTTCCATGGGATTTTTTAGCTACCTAACCGCAGATAAGAAACAAAGTATCGCCAATCGTCACTCTGAGATTGGAGCTTCTACCGTTTACCTGCTGCAACCTCACAATCGCGCTCCAATCACTGAATCAGCATACGATGGTTATGGGGATTTTGGCGGCGTCAATGTGTTCGTCTGGCTTGCCCGGATGAATGCAAAGCAATACGGCGTAAGCATTAAGGGCTATGACGATGAACAGTTAGCGAGTCTTGGACAAGCCATTTCTTACTGCACTGTTTGTCGTGATGTTCACAGCGGGGATATTTGGCACGTTTGGGCTGACTATCGAAATTTGGTGCCGGGGAAATACTTCAAAGGTAATTGGGGCGCAATCATACCCGAGTTCGGCCAATCAGCTAACCAGCTAATTGAATCTGGACGTTGGGTAGAGATTGAACTCAATCAAATCAACCCACCGAAGTATCCAATTAAACTGTCACACAATCGTGAAGCTGTTTATGCAGATTTACCCGAATCCGAAAGCTGTCCGTACCAAGGCTTTCACTACAACACGTATAACTAATCACACCTCTGGCCACACACTTCTGTGTGTGGCTCCCTTTAAATCCGATTTGATTTTTTCAAAACGGAACCAATCAGATAGACCTTATCAATTTAGCTACTAGCTCAAGAGTAGTGCTAACCGATTTGATTTTCACCCCAAAGAGTTCAGTTTTGGCTGATTTTGAGCAATTTAAAAA
The Shewanella sp. GD04112 DNA segment above includes these coding regions:
- a CDS encoding single-stranded DNA-binding protein is translated as MTTSTKLHMNSRTAIVGGIVSSIQQHQINGKQAVWLEIPNKNPAQQPTYVTLLIGTEHQITTGQVLGVKGFFDSVEFSGQNNSTFTVTVIDVTEILVYGGNSWISINSATIAGNVGTVDVANGWINFSVATTKSKKLDNGQWDNQTVWLKCSIKEDKATPPQKGDVVCFDGALKAESYTDRNGNAVNSVSFFVNKFIVNKPKSSANAAQQPQSNAQSYQPAPQQQYAPASQQQYAPASQQAYQYRK
- a CDS encoding IS4-like element IS10A family transposase codes for the protein MREANILQHSLHQYCPELHLKRLNSLMLASKALIECKTLTLTELGRNLPTTARTKHNIKRIDRLLGNTHLHQERLAVYQWHASLICSGNPMPIVLVDWSDIREHKRIMALRASIAFNGRSITLYEKSYPLSEQCSKASHNGFLADLAKILPLHVTPLIVTDAGFKVPWYKEVEAHGWFWLSRIRGTVQFADIGAENWRAVRSTHDLANGQAKSLGCKTLTKTNPINCHLTLYRSKPKGRTNQRSTRTNCHHPSAKTYSTSAKEPWVLASNLPPESRSPKQLVNLYAKRMQIEETFRDLKSPAYGFGLRQSRTNSPERFDIILLIALMVQCLLWLVGLHAQQQGWDKHFQANTIGHRTVLSTIRLGLEVLRRPDYQITEKELLAAWVLFANQLLKYGYAMADL